CGCGGGTTCCCCACCTGCCGAGCGGCCGCGTACAGCGACGCGGTGGCGACCCCCTCGATGGAGCGGCCGGGAAGGAGGTTCTCGCTCAGCGCGCGGCGGTAGATGACGGAGGCGGTCTCGCGGACGTTGTCCGGGAGGCCGAGCGCCGAGGCCATGCGGTCGATCTCGCCGAGCGCCTGCTTGAGATTGCGCTCCTTGGAGTCGCGGGTGCGGAACCGCTCGTTCCAGGTGCGGAGCCGCTGCATCTTCTGGCGCTGCCGGCTCGACAGCGACTTCCCGTAGGCGTCTTTGTCCTGCCAGCCGATGTTCGTCGAGAGCCCCTTGTCGTGCATCATGTTCGTCGTCGGGGCGCCGACGCGCGACTTGCTGTCTCGCTCGCCGGAGTTGAACGCGCGCCACTCCGGCCCGCGGTCGACCGAGTCCTGCTCGACGACGAGCCCGCAGTCGTCACACACCGTCTCGCCGTGCTCCGTGTCGGTGACGAGGCTCCCGCCGCACTCGGGACAGGTCGTGGTCCGCTCCGCCGCCGTCGACTCCGACTCGTCGGTCTCCGTCGTCCGATCCCGGCTCGTTCGCTCTCGCTCCGTTTCTCCGCCGTAATCGCGCGTACGTGTTTCTGTCATGGGTTCTCTCCGATCGAACTCCCGACTGAAATACTGGTGCCGGGCGAGCCGATTCGTTAACCAATAGTAAGTCGTCAGAGTATATAAATACTTCGTGAATCGAGTTAGCATACATCTCGGAGAATCGGCTCGATAGTCGCGATAACGACCGTTTACGGCACTTCGAACTCTCGGCGTGATCGACGACGCGACAGCGAACCGAAACTTCCCGGTATATAAATCATGTTGGATCCGCGGGTCACTGCCGGTCGGTGCCGCCGGCGACCGCGTCATCGGTCGCCGATATCGCCGTCCGCTACCGGTTCCGACTCACCGGGAACGCCACTCGGTCGGGCGCGTCGTTGAAGCGGTCGAGGATCCGCTCGTACAGCCGGTTCTTCACGCGCTGTCCCCGACGCGGGTGCGTGAGGTACCGGACGCGGAGCTCCACCCACGACTCGCCCTGCGTCACGTTCACCGTCGGCTTGTCGTACACCTCCAGCTCCACGGGCGTCTCGGCGAGCGCCTCACGGTACGCCGCGATGCCGGCGGCCATCTCGTCGCCGAGCAGGTCGCTCGCCTCCTCGGCCATGACCTCGCGCACGAAATCGAGGTCGGTCTCGTAGGCGACCTGCACGCCCACTTCGTTCCACACGTACGGAGAGCCGCCCCCGCCGAAGTTGACGACGTTCGAGGAGAGCACGACGCTGTTGGGCACCGTCACCACCCGCCCCGACGGCTGGTTCGTCGTGACGAGCTCGCCGTTGATCTCCCACAGCGTCGTCACGAGGAAGTCGACGCCGATCACGTCCCCCTTCGCGTCGTCGATCCGGACCCGGTCGCCGACGCCGTACGGCTGTTTGACCGTAATGTACACCCACGCGATAAGCGACAGGAGCGGCTGCTGGAGCGCGAACGTGACCGCGAAGCCGATGACTCCGAGCGAAAAGAGGAGGCCGAGCCAGTTCTCGGTCAACACCGCGAGCGTCGCGATCGTCCCCACGAAGCCGAAGACGAGCCGCAGGAGGTTGCGCGTGTTGTACGCGCGCCGCTTGTTCGCCGACCGCATCAGGACGCCGACCACGAGGAGGTACGACCCGTACAGCAGCGCCCCCACGGCGACGACGAGCAGCGCCCGCTCGACGACGATCGTCGCGGGATAGCCGACCAGGTCGGGCCAGTCGCCGAGGGCGCCCGTCGTCCCCACCAGCGTGCCGGCGGCGGCGGCGACGACGCCGAGCGCGACGGCGGCGAGCGCGAGTGAACGTCTCACGCTCGCCGGTCGCGGCCGACCGGCAAAACGGTTGTGACGTCCGGTCGTCCGATCCGACCGCGACGCTCCGGACCCGTCACTCCCCGCCGACCGCGACCCGCGCCAGCGCCCCCGCCAGCACCTCGGTCGCGGCCGCGCAGTCCGCCCAGTCGGTCCACTCGCGGGGGTTGTGCGAGATTCCGTCCCGCGAGGGCGCGAACAGCAGGGAGGCGTCGGTGACGCGGGCGACGCGCATCGCGTCGTGCGCCGCGCCGGAGTGGAGGTCGATCGCGGTCCGCCCGGCGTCGGTTGCGGCGGCGTGCGCGGCCTCCCGGAGCCGGTCGCTCATCGGCGTCGGCGCCACGTCGAAGGGGCGTTCGAGCGACGTCTCGACGCCCCGCTCGCGCTCCAGCCGGGCGAGCGACTCGCGCGCGGCCGAGACGATTGTCTCCATCGACGCGGCCTCGACGTCGCGCACGTCCACGCCGGCGTCGACGCGGCCCGGGACGACGTTCGTCGCGTTCGGCGAGACGGTGAGCGACCCCACGGTGCCGACCGCGGAGGCGCTCGACTCGTCGACGACCGCGTTCGCGGCCGACTCCACGTCGAGGACGAACTCGCTCGCGGCCGCGAGCGCGTCGGTCCGGTCGCCCATCGCGGTCGCGCCCGCGTGGTTCGCCTCGCCCTCGATCGCGACCTCGCAGTGGGTGATCCCGGTGATCGTCGTCACCACGCCGGCGTCCGCGCCCGCATCCTCCAGAACGGTGTCCTGCTCGACGTGGAGCTCGTAGAACGCCGCCCACCTCGCGGGGCCGATCGCGTCGTCGCCGCGGTAGCCGATCCGGTCGAGCGCCTCGCCCAGCGTCTCCCCGTCGTCGCTCTCTGACGCGAGGGCCTCGTCGAGGGTCGTCTCGCCGGTCGCCACCGACGACCCGAGCAGCCCGTTCCCGAACGTGGACCCCTCCTCCTCGGTGAAACTGACGACGCCGACCGGGCGCTCGGGATCGACGCTCGCGGCCTGCATCGCCCGCACCGCCTCCAGCGCGGCGTACACCCCGAGCGGGCCGTCGAAGATCCCGCCCTCGGGGACGCTGTCGAGGTGGCTCCCGCTCACGACGGGCGCCGCCTCCGGGTCCGCCGACTCCGGTGTCCACGTGCCGAGGACGTTTCCGACCTCGTCGACGGCGACGTCGAGGCCGGCCGCCTCCATCCGTTCCACGAGCCGGTCGCGGGCGGCGGCGTTCGCCTCGCTCCCGGTCCGGTTCGTCCGGCCGCGCTTCTCCGGGTCGTCGTACTCGACGCGTCCGAACGCCGCGTTCGCTTCCAGGTCCGCGCGGAGGCGGTCGGCGTCGATTGTCAGGTCCATGCGCGGATCGGAGCGCCGCCGGACCAAAACGGTTCGTGGTCGGGGCGGGGCCGAGGGCGACGCCGCCATCGCAGCCGGAGACGGGGCCGAGCGCGACGATTTCGGGGCAGCGATCCGAGCCCCAAAGACACTTATTACGTCCCCGAGTGAGTTCGACCGATGTCCCCGATACTGCTGCAGGAGGCCCTGGCCGGCGGGATCGCCTTCCTGTTCGGTCTGCTGGTGCTGCTCGTACAGCTCGCCATCATCGTCTGGATCTACTCGGACGCGAAGCAGCGCAGCGACCAGCCCGCGTTCCTGTGGGCCATCGTCGCCTTCCTCGCGCCGCTGCTCGGCCTCGTCCTCTACTTCATCATCGGTCGGAACCGGTAGGCGCTCACACGCCCCGCAAGAGGCTCGTCGCTCCGACCGTTTCTGCGACCACCCACGTCACGAACAGCAGGTACGCCGCGAGCAGGAGGTACGACTCCCGGCTCGTGAGCGACAGGTCCGTCCGGAGCGCCGCGAACAGAAGCACCGTCGCCAGCGTGAGCACGCCGAACATCGGGACGGCCGTCGAGAAGTTCACCTCGACGCGGCCGACGATGAGCACCCCGAGCGGGATGGCGACGAGGAGGTCGAACGTGTTCGAGCCGAGCACGTTCCCGAGGCTGGTCGCGCCGCGCCCCTCCTCCGCCGTCCGGAGGCTCACTAGGGTGTCGGGGAGGCTCGTCGCCGCCGCGACGATCGTGACGCCCGCGAGGAACTCGGGGATACCGAAGGTCGCGCCGAGCGACTCCACCGACGCGACCAGCCGTTCGACGGTCACCACGATGACGAGCAGTCCGGCCGCGAGCTTCCCCCACTCCCGGCCGACGTCGACCCCCTCGCGGACCGTCTCCACGTCGGCGTCGCCCACGTCCTGGTACTGGATGAACAGGTAGAGCCCGTACAGCGTCAGCGGGATGAGCGCCAGCGGTCGGGTCAGTTCGCCCGCGATCCCCTCCGAAGGGACCGGGACGTAGATGACCGCGAGCGAGAACGTCACGACGAGCGCCGCGACGGCGATCATGTAGAACTGCGCCTCCTTGTACACGATCGTCCGGCTGGACTCCAGCGGGCCCTCCGCGTTGAGCCCCGACAACGCGGGGATCACGAGGATGTTGAAGATGGCGGAACCGACGAGCGCGCCCACGCCCATGTCGAAGACGCCGACGAGCGCGGTGACGAGCACGCTCACCAGCTCCGGGAAGCTCGACCCGACGGCGACGACGATCGACCCCTGCACGACGGCCGGCAGCCCGTAGTACGCGGAGAGCGTCTCGGCCGCCTCCTCGAGCCATCCGCTGCCGATCCAGATGGCAGCGGTCGCGGCGACAATCACCGCGACGTGGACGAGCGGCGAACTTGGGATGATGCTCCCGAGCACCGCGCTACCGGATGTGCCGTCCGGCGAGCTCCCACAGCCGGTCAGCGATCTCGTCGTCGAGCTGGTCCCGAGTGACGCGCCACTCCCAGTTACCGTCGATCGTCCCCGGCTCGTTGAACCGCGACTCGCTGCCGAGCCCGAGCAGGTCCTGCATCGTCGTCACGGCGAGCACCGCCTCGGAGCTCCACACCTCGTCGATGACCTCCCACTCCGGCGCGCGGTCGCCGTCGGCGCCGACGTTGTACCTGAAGCAGTCGCGTTGGCGCTCGGGGAGGTCCTCGAAGTAGCCGACC
Above is a window of Halorubrum depositum DNA encoding:
- a CDS encoding transcription initiation factor IIB, with product MTETRTRDYGGETERERTSRDRTTETDESESTAAERTTTCPECGGSLVTDTEHGETVCDDCGLVVEQDSVDRGPEWRAFNSGERDSKSRVGAPTTNMMHDKGLSTNIGWQDKDAYGKSLSSRQRQKMQRLRTWNERFRTRDSKERNLKQALGEIDRMASALGLPDNVRETASVIYRRALSENLLPGRSIEGVATASLYAAARQVGNPRSLDEFTAVSRVDKMELTRTYRYVIRELGLRVQPADPESYVPRFVSRLELSEETQRLARELLDGAKESGITSGKSPVGLAASAVYAAALLSNEKVTQSQVSDVADISEVTIRNRYKELLEASEGLAP
- a CDS encoding mechanosensitive ion channel family protein — protein: MRRSLALAAVALGVVAAAAGTLVGTTGALGDWPDLVGYPATIVVERALLVVAVGALLYGSYLLVVGVLMRSANKRRAYNTRNLLRLVFGFVGTIATLAVLTENWLGLLFSLGVIGFAVTFALQQPLLSLIAWVYITVKQPYGVGDRVRIDDAKGDVIGVDFLVTTLWEINGELVTTNQPSGRVVTVPNSVVLSSNVVNFGGGGSPYVWNEVGVQVAYETDLDFVREVMAEEASDLLGDEMAAGIAAYREALAETPVELEVYDKPTVNVTQGESWVELRVRYLTHPRRGQRVKNRLYERILDRFNDAPDRVAFPVSRNR
- a CDS encoding Zn-dependent hydrolase — encoded protein: MDLTIDADRLRADLEANAAFGRVEYDDPEKRGRTNRTGSEANAAARDRLVERMEAAGLDVAVDEVGNVLGTWTPESADPEAAPVVSGSHLDSVPEGGIFDGPLGVYAALEAVRAMQAASVDPERPVGVVSFTEEEGSTFGNGLLGSSVATGETTLDEALASESDDGETLGEALDRIGYRGDDAIGPARWAAFYELHVEQDTVLEDAGADAGVVTTITGITHCEVAIEGEANHAGATAMGDRTDALAAASEFVLDVESAANAVVDESSASAVGTVGSLTVSPNATNVVPGRVDAGVDVRDVEAASMETIVSAARESLARLERERGVETSLERPFDVAPTPMSDRLREAAHAAATDAGRTAIDLHSGAAHDAMRVARVTDASLLFAPSRDGISHNPREWTDWADCAAATEVLAGALARVAVGGE
- a CDS encoding PLDc N-terminal domain-containing protein produces the protein MSPILLQEALAGGIAFLFGLLVLLVQLAIIVWIYSDAKQRSDQPAFLWAIVAFLAPLLGLVLYFIIGRNR
- a CDS encoding sodium:calcium antiporter yields the protein MLGSIIPSSPLVHVAVIVAATAAIWIGSGWLEEAAETLSAYYGLPAVVQGSIVVAVGSSFPELVSVLVTALVGVFDMGVGALVGSAIFNILVIPALSGLNAEGPLESSRTIVYKEAQFYMIAVAALVVTFSLAVIYVPVPSEGIAGELTRPLALIPLTLYGLYLFIQYQDVGDADVETVREGVDVGREWGKLAAGLLVIVVTVERLVASVESLGATFGIPEFLAGVTIVAAATSLPDTLVSLRTAEEGRGATSLGNVLGSNTFDLLVAIPLGVLIVGRVEVNFSTAVPMFGVLTLATVLLFAALRTDLSLTSRESYLLLAAYLLFVTWVVAETVGATSLLRGV